The sequence below is a genomic window from Microbacterium abyssi.
CGCGAGCCGAGAGCACCAGGTACTCGTCGGCGCCGAACTTCACCTCGGTGCCGCCGTACTTGCTGTAGAGAACGCGGTCGCCGACGGCGACGTCGAGCGGAACGCGGTTGCCGTTGTCATCGATGCGGCCAGGGCCGACAGCCACGACCTCGCCCTCCTGGGGCTTCTCCTTGGCGGTGTCGGGGATGACCAGGCCACTTGCGGTGGTCTGCTCGGCCTCGACCTGCTGGATGACGATGCGGTCCTCGAGCGGCTTGATGGAAACCGACACGGTCTACCTCTTCTTTCTTGACGCTGACACGAAAGACTCGTTCGCACTCTCAACCCGAGAGTGCTAATCACAAGTGTAGGCGCTCGGCTGGCACTCATGCAATGCGAGTGCCAATGCGTGGCATCCGCGTAGTCTGAATCGGTGGAGATGTCCGAGCTGACCGCGTTGCTCACCCCCGACGGCCTCCGGCTGCTCGACGAGGTCGGCACGATCTCAAGGGCCGACGAGGTCACGCAGGCCGTCTCGCGGTTGCGCGCCGCGGGCCACTCCCCCGACCTCGTGTCGGCCGTCGTCGGCCAGGCGCATCTGCGCGCGAAGGCTGCCGCGAAGTTCGGCGGCTTCGCGGAGCGGATGCTATTCACAAGGGCCGGTCTCGAGCAGGCGACGCGCCTGGGGGTCGCGGCACGGCACGCCGGACGCATGCGTCGCGCGGGCATCGAGCGCGTCGCCGACCTGGGGTGCGGTATCGGCGGCGACGCGCTCGCGTTCGCCGGTGCCGGGCTCGCCGTGTCGGCAGTGGACGCGGATGAGGTCACCGCCGCGATCGCCGCCTACAACCTCGCCCCGTTCGGCGATGACGCCACAGTCCAGCACGGCACCGCCGAGACCGCCGACCTCAGCGGCATCGACGCCGTGTGGCTCGACCCCGCCCGCCGGACGGCCGGGCACAGCGAGACGCGGCGGGTGACGGCATCCGACTATTCGCCGTCGCTCGACTGGGCGTACGCGCTCGCGGAGCGGATGCCGGTCGGCATCAAGCTCGGCCCCGCGCACGACCGCGACGCGCTCCCGGCTGATGCCGAAGCGCAGTGGGTGAGCGCCGACGGCAGCGTGGTGGAGCTGGTGCTGTGGTCCGGTGCCCTCGCACGCGAGGGCGTGCGCCGGTCGGCGCTCGTCATCCGCGGCGACGAGTCGCACGAGATGACGGCAGGGGCGGATGCCGAGGACGCCGACGTGCGCGAGCTCGGAGCGTTCCTGCACGAGCCGGACGGCGCGGTGATCCGCGCCCGCCTGATCGGGGATGTCGCGCGGAGCCTGGATGCCGGGATGCTCGACCCGAAGATCGCCTACCTCACCGGGGATGCCGCGGTGACGAGTCCGTTCGTGCAGTCCTTCCGCGTGCGCGCGGTGACCGCCGCGAATCCGAAATCGATCAACACCGTGCTGCGGGCGCACGACGTCGGCACGCTGGAGATCAAGAAACGCGGGATGGACGTCGATCCCGCCGCATTCCGGAGGAAGCTGCACCTGCGCGGCGCGGCGAGCGCGACCCTGATCCTCACACGCGTCGGCGATCGCCGGATGGCGATCCTCGCCGACCGGGTCTGAGGCTACTGGACGACGTCGCCGGTCTTGTCGTCGATCACGAGATCGTCGAACATCGGGTCGTCGACGCTGAACTCACTGACCACGGGATGACGCACGATCGTGAGCTGCGGGCCACGCATCTCGGCCTGCCGGACGATGTAGTCCGTGGGAACGCCGTCGACGCGCAGCACGAGAGTGATGTCCTGCGTCGGGTCGTCCGCGCACATCTCGGCAAGGCCGTCATCGGCGGGGGCGAGGACACAGAACTGCCCGCTCTCCCAGGTGCTCCAGATCGCGGTGTCGCCGTCGTAGCCGATGATGCTGAGGCTCTCCGGCAGGTAACCGGCGGCTTCGATCTCTCTCGCCTGTGCGAGTTCGCTCTCGCTGTACTGCGATTCCCAGTCGAACTGCTCCTGGCCGCCCCATACCTGGATGAACGGCACGAGCTCACCGGACGGCGTCGGGATGAGTCCCGCCACGAGCTGATGTCCGGCCTCCTCCTGACCCTCCGGAACCGTCGCCGAGGCGTTCGGCCAGTTCGACTTCTCGACCTGCTCGTAGGCGATGCAACCGTCCTGGCTGTGCTCCGCGCCGGTGACGATGACGCACAGCTCCTCGCCCTCCGAGCGATCCGCCCGCCAGACGACGACGCCGTGCTGCTCGGCGATGGGGACCACCGTACCGGGATCGTAGGCGCCGGATGCCTCCAGCTCGGCGCGCTCCTCGCCATGTGCGGCGTCGAGCGCGAACTGATGACTGTCCCAGCCCCAGATGCCCCAGCCGACGCCGAGGCCGATCGCGAGCAGCGCGGCTGCCGTCCCGAGGATGACGGGCCAGCGGCGGCGGGGTTGCTCGGGAGAACTCGCGGTTTCGACTCGCTCCGCTCGCTCAACCCGTTTCGTCTCGCCTTCGGCTCGCGGGGCGACCCGCGACAAGAGCTCCGCGGTCGGATCATGGGTGCTGGCGGAGGGTGCGGGGCCAGCTTCCTGCGGGTCGTTGAGCGGAGGCTGCGGAGCAGCCGCAGACGAAAGGGGCTGAGCGACCGAAGGGAGACGAGGCCTCTCCTCCTCAGCGGGCTCATCGGCCGTGCCCGGCCCCTCCAGCTCATGCAGCCGCGCGAGCTCCTCCGCCGACAGGCCTCCGTCCCGCCCATAGGCCTTGGCGCGCAGCGCCCGCAACTCCGAGGACGCATCTTCCGCTGGCATCGCTATCCGATCTGCTCGAACTGCATGGCGGCCCAGATGAGCCAGCCCAGACTGAACATCGTCGCCGCGAGACCGAGCACGAGTGCCCAGATGGCGATCGAGCGACTCTCGACCGGGCGACGCAGCGACATGATCGCCGCGACCACCGCGATGATCGCCAGCGGGATGCCCCAGCCGACGAACCACGAGGCGACCAGTGCCACGACCGCGGCGACGAGCGCCCAGGGCGCGAGGCGACTCTTGTCATCGACGACGAACTCGTCCTGCGGCGCCCACTGCACCGCCGGCATCCCGGCTGTGTCGGCTGGGCCACTGGCGACGAGAGGCTCGGTGCTCACCGGCCCGGTCGGCATCTTCGTGTACTGCGCGCGCGGCAGACCGGGCACCCGTGCGCTGTCCGCCGGGTGCTCCACCTCGGGGCGAGGGCTCTCGACCGTCGGCGGCTCCGGCGACGGCGCCGGGTCAGGCTGCGGTCCCGACTGTGCGGACGGTCCGTTCATCCGGCTCCCTCTCCGCGCTGCTCCGCCACCTGGATCTCCGTCACCGGCAGAGTCGAGTCCGCGCCGAACGCGAGCGTCGACGGGCGACGGCCCGAGGCGATGAGGTCGGCGGCGAGCGCCGCGATCATCGCACCGTTGTCGGTGCACAGGCTCAGCGGCGGGATGCGCACCGTGACGCCCGCCGCGGCCGCGCGCTCGAGTGCGACCTCGCGCAGCCGCCGGTTCGCGATCACGCCGCCGCCCAGGAGCAGGCGGGGCACCCCGCGGTCCGCGCAGGCGGCGAGCGCCTTGGTGACGAGCACATCGACGACGGCCTCGCGGAAGCTGGCCGCGACGTCCGCCACCGGCACCGGGTCGCCCTCCGCCTCGCAGCGCTCGACCCAGCGGGCGACGGCGGTCTTCAGCCCCGAGAAGGAGAAGTCGTAGCGGTGCCTGGCCATGTCCTGCGGCTTGGAGAGCCCACGCGGGAAGCGGATCGCCTTCGGATCGCCGTCGATCGCGACGCGGTCGATCTCGGGGCCGCCGGGGTACGGCAGCGACAGCAGCCTGGCGACCTTGTCGAACGCCTCGCCCGCCGCATCGTCGATCGTCTCGCCGAGCAGTTCGACGTCGGTGGTGAGGTCCCGGACGTGGAGCAGCGAGGTGTGCCCGCCCGAGACCAGCAGCGCGATCGTCGGGTACTCCAGAGGGTCGGAGTCGGGCGTCACGATGTCGGCGGCGATGTGACCGACGAGGTGATTGACGGCGTACAGCGGCTTGTCCAGCGACACCGCGAGTCCCTTCGCGGCGCCGACGCCGACCATCAGAGCGCCGGCGAGGCCGGGGCCGCTGGTGACGGCGACGGCGTCGAGGTCGTCGAGCAACACCTGTGCTTCGGCGAGCGCGGCCCGGATCGCCGGCTGCAGCGCCTCGAGGTGCGCGCGTGCGGCGACCTCGGGCACGACCCCGCCGTAGCGTGCGTGCTCGTCCATGCTCGAGGCGATCGTGTTCGACAGCAGTGTGCGCCCGCGCACGATCCCGATCCCGGTCTCGTCGCAGCTCGTCTCGATGCCCAGCACCAGTGGTTCGGTCATCGCAGCTCCACCTTCATCACGATCGCATCCACATCGTCGGGCTGGTAGTAGCGGGGCCGGCGGCCGATCTCCTCGAACCCCTCCGACCGGTACAGCGCCTCGGCCTGGGGGTTGTCGGCGCGCACCTCGAGGAACACCTCGCGGGCGCCGCGAGCGGATGCCTCGGCGAGCAGCATGCGCAGCATGGCGCGTCCGCGCCCTTCTCCCCTCCGCGCTTCCACCAGGGCGATGGTCTGGATGTCGGCATCCGCATTTCCGCGGATCGAGCGGAGCCCGGCATAGCCGATGACCTGGCCCGCGTCCTCGTCGACGAGGTAGTGACCGTAGTCCGTGGCGAGCTCGGCGGCCATCGCCTCGCCGCTCCATGCATCGCTGGGGAAGGAAGCGTTCTCGATCGCCATGATCGCGTCGAGATCGGCGGCGGTCGCTGTGCGTATCGCCATCAGCTCACCCGCTTCGGCGCACCGGGGACGGTGACGTCGGGCTGGCGCAGATACAGCGGCTCGGCGCCGGCCAGATCGCGTCCGGCGTTCGCCGCGCGCATGCCGACCCGGGCGAGGGCGGCGGCATCGAGCGTCGAGACCTCGATGGCATGGATGCCGTGCAGGCGCTCGTCGGCATCCGCGCGCGGAACGAGGACTGTGGGTTCGACGAGATTCGGGATGCCGTCGGCATCCACACCGTCGAACAGGCTGATCGCGACCTCCCGGCGG
It includes:
- the groES gene encoding co-chaperone GroES, translating into MSVSIKPLEDRIVIQQVEAEQTTASGLVIPDTAKEKPQEGEVVAVGPGRIDDNGNRVPLDVAVGDRVLYSKYGGTEVKFGADEYLVLSARDVLAVVVR
- a CDS encoding THUMP-like domain-containing protein — protein: MEMSELTALLTPDGLRLLDEVGTISRADEVTQAVSRLRAAGHSPDLVSAVVGQAHLRAKAAAKFGGFAERMLFTRAGLEQATRLGVAARHAGRMRRAGIERVADLGCGIGGDALAFAGAGLAVSAVDADEVTAAIAAYNLAPFGDDATVQHGTAETADLSGIDAVWLDPARRTAGHSETRRVTASDYSPSLDWAYALAERMPVGIKLGPAHDRDALPADAEAQWVSADGSVVELVLWSGALAREGVRRSALVIRGDESHEMTAGADAEDADVRELGAFLHEPDGAVIRARLIGDVARSLDAGMLDPKIAYLTGDAAVTSPFVQSFRVRAVTAANPKSINTVLRAHDVGTLEIKKRGMDVDPAAFRRKLHLRGAASATLILTRVGDRRMAILADRV
- the tsaD gene encoding tRNA (adenosine(37)-N6)-threonylcarbamoyltransferase complex transferase subunit TsaD is translated as MTEPLVLGIETSCDETGIGIVRGRTLLSNTIASSMDEHARYGGVVPEVAARAHLEALQPAIRAALAEAQVLLDDLDAVAVTSGPGLAGALMVGVGAAKGLAVSLDKPLYAVNHLVGHIAADIVTPDSDPLEYPTIALLVSGGHTSLLHVRDLTTDVELLGETIDDAAGEAFDKVARLLSLPYPGGPEIDRVAIDGDPKAIRFPRGLSKPQDMARHRYDFSFSGLKTAVARWVERCEAEGDPVPVADVAASFREAVVDVLVTKALAACADRGVPRLLLGGGVIANRRLREVALERAAAAGVTVRIPPLSLCTDNGAMIAALAADLIASGRRPSTLAFGADSTLPVTEIQVAEQRGEGAG
- the rimI gene encoding ribosomal protein S18-alanine N-acetyltransferase produces the protein MAIRTATAADLDAIMAIENASFPSDAWSGEAMAAELATDYGHYLVDEDAGQVIGYAGLRSIRGNADADIQTIALVEARRGEGRGRAMLRMLLAEASARGAREVFLEVRADNPQAEALYRSEGFEEIGRRPRYYQPDDVDAIVMKVELR